A window of the Pontibacillus yanchengensis genome harbors these coding sequences:
- a CDS encoding YqhG family protein — translation MKQAELHNFLQRYFLANQCEILDNQQGVMTVQLTDELDETLMNRPFYWNYVKRVGGKGIPMKVTFITNPDKKEEKGEWIHFGSPRLHQIFNTLKDKGKVTKQYEKIDGLTHQTALTPWLNINLSIHYQGTHKRNEILSVGIHLITGAIVPEFLEKVNNVQLTPIIPDYCFTLTPIIRVSSALKRIEKYTENQISSHEDSWIDASHKKLQDEKELLDYFYSKQIEVHSEMSEEELEGVNAAKERYQSELAKLAERFEPKVSLEIINSGMFYFVQQTSFSLLKS, via the coding sequence ATGAAACAAGCGGAGCTTCATAATTTTTTGCAGCGGTACTTTTTGGCAAATCAATGTGAGATATTGGATAATCAACAAGGTGTCATGACTGTCCAACTTACTGATGAGCTAGATGAAACTCTCATGAACCGCCCTTTTTACTGGAACTATGTTAAGCGTGTTGGAGGCAAAGGAATTCCAATGAAAGTTACCTTTATCACAAATCCAGATAAAAAAGAAGAAAAAGGGGAATGGATTCATTTTGGCTCACCGAGACTTCATCAAATTTTTAACACACTAAAAGACAAAGGTAAGGTAACGAAACAATATGAAAAGATAGATGGGCTAACCCATCAAACAGCTTTAACACCCTGGTTAAACATTAATTTAAGTATTCATTATCAAGGAACTCATAAGCGGAATGAAATCTTATCTGTTGGAATTCATTTAATTACAGGAGCTATAGTACCGGAATTCTTGGAAAAGGTGAATAATGTACAGTTAACACCTATTATTCCTGATTATTGTTTCACTCTCACTCCTATCATTCGTGTCAGTAGTGCATTAAAAAGAATTGAGAAATACACTGAAAATCAAATAAGTTCACATGAAGATTCATGGATAGACGCATCTCATAAAAAACTACAGGATGAAAAAGAGTTATTAGATTATTTTTACAGCAAGCAAATTGAAGTACATTCTGAGATGTCTGAAGAAGAGCTAGAAGGGGTGAACGCTGCAAAAGAACGCTATCAATCTGAATTAGCAAAACTTGCAGAACGTTTTGAACCTAAAGTATCTCTAGAAATCATTAATTCCGGAATGTTTTACTTTGTTCAACAAACATCTTTTTCGTTATTAAAATCATAA
- a CDS encoding DEAD/DEAH box helicase: protein MNQNIDLHTSIDASLENELMSEGPFCSWDLFQMAYETSKQLSTPEFKGLTSPQYLPQVDFLPHQLACAEQVVEQMNGRAILADEVGLGKTIEAGLILKEYMIRGLVKKVLILAPASLVNQWVLEMNQKFYIPAAAQRKTHIWGYDVVVSSMDTAKRAPHRDLILDTDYDMVIIDEAHKLKNHKTKNYEFVQKLKKKYCLLLTATPVQNHLIDIFNLVSILKPGHLGNYEDFTKRFGKNRNQLSNDHHLKSLVNKVMVRNRRDETGVDWTKRHVETVNIEFTKEEQEAYKFLTEISSGGMAFTNITLLRELCSSREACFLSIQNMLKNEEIHPTRAEQLQEMISHIQQMPHHAKAKKVVELISKTDQKFIIFTEYRASQFYLQWYLQQHGITSVPFRGGFKRSKKDWMKQLFQNQAQVLIATEAGGEGINLQFCNNMINYDLPWNPMRLEQRIGRIHRFGQKEDVNIYNFAIQDTIEEHVLSLLYEKIHLFQRVVGNLDAILQKLDIDNIETEIQDIFTQSGSVGEMKVKLNNLSSVISYAQEKEGEDETSGAS from the coding sequence ATGAACCAAAACATCGATCTTCACACTTCGATTGATGCTTCATTGGAAAACGAACTCATGTCTGAAGGTCCCTTTTGTTCATGGGATTTATTTCAAATGGCCTATGAAACATCAAAACAACTATCTACACCAGAGTTTAAGGGCCTTACATCCCCTCAATATTTACCTCAGGTAGATTTTCTACCTCACCAGTTGGCATGTGCAGAACAAGTTGTCGAGCAAATGAACGGTCGTGCCATTCTTGCTGATGAGGTGGGTTTAGGTAAAACGATTGAGGCTGGATTGATATTAAAGGAATATATGATTAGAGGTCTCGTCAAAAAAGTTCTAATTTTGGCCCCCGCTTCCTTAGTCAATCAATGGGTACTAGAGATGAATCAAAAATTTTATATTCCAGCAGCAGCACAACGAAAAACCCATATATGGGGATATGATGTTGTTGTTTCCTCTATGGACACGGCAAAAAGGGCACCTCACCGCGATCTCATCTTAGATACAGATTACGATATGGTCATTATTGATGAAGCGCATAAATTAAAAAATCATAAAACCAAAAACTATGAATTTGTGCAAAAGCTTAAGAAAAAATATTGCTTACTACTTACCGCAACACCTGTACAGAATCACTTAATAGATATATTCAATCTTGTATCTATTTTAAAACCAGGACATTTGGGTAATTATGAAGACTTCACTAAAAGGTTCGGTAAAAATAGGAATCAACTCTCAAATGACCATCACTTAAAATCCCTGGTCAATAAAGTAATGGTTCGTAACCGACGAGATGAAACAGGTGTAGATTGGACGAAGAGACACGTAGAGACTGTGAATATAGAATTCACAAAAGAAGAACAAGAAGCATATAAGTTTTTAACCGAAATCTCTAGTGGAGGGATGGCCTTTACGAACATTACTCTTTTAAGAGAGTTATGTTCTAGTAGAGAAGCTTGTTTCCTCTCCATTCAAAACATGCTAAAAAATGAAGAGATCCATCCAACTCGTGCGGAACAGTTACAAGAGATGATTTCTCACATCCAGCAAATGCCTCACCATGCGAAGGCTAAAAAAGTTGTTGAGCTCATTTCTAAAACGGACCAAAAGTTTATTATTTTTACTGAATACCGTGCGTCGCAATTTTACTTACAATGGTATTTGCAACAACATGGCATTACCTCCGTTCCATTTAGAGGGGGCTTTAAACGAAGTAAAAAGGATTGGATGAAGCAACTTTTTCAAAATCAAGCCCAGGTCCTTATTGCTACCGAAGCTGGCGGTGAAGGCATAAATCTTCAATTTTGCAATAATATGATCAATTATGACCTTCCTTGGAATCCGATGCGATTAGAACAACGAATTGGACGAATTCATCGTTTTGGTCAGAAAGAAGATGTAAACATATACAATTTTGCTATTCAAGATACCATTGAAGAGCATGTTCTATCTTTATTATATGAAAAAATTCATTTGTTCCAACGAGTAGTCGGAAATCTAGATGCCATATTGCAGAAATTAGACATTGATAATATTGAAACAGAGATACAAGATATTTTTACTCAGTCAGGGTCCGTAGGTGAAATGAAAGTGAAACTAAACAACCTTTCTTCTGTCATTTCCTATGCCCAAGAAAAGGAGGGAGAAGATGAAACAAGCGGAGCTTCATAA
- a CDS encoding rhodanese-like domain-containing protein codes for MWIFIVGLALIIGFAVIRYVNQRRYLKTLTSEQFREGYRKAQLIDVREPNEFKAGHILGARNIPVTQLKQRLQEIRPDKPVYLYCQNQTRSSRAANVLHKKGYDQLHVLQGGFKKWDGKIKQS; via the coding sequence ATGTGGATTTTTATTGTAGGATTAGCACTCATTATCGGCTTTGCCGTTATAAGATATGTAAATCAACGCCGTTATTTAAAAACACTGACATCAGAACAATTTCGTGAAGGATACCGTAAAGCCCAACTTATTGATGTTCGAGAACCTAACGAATTTAAAGCAGGACATATTCTTGGAGCTCGAAACATCCCAGTAACCCAATTGAAACAACGTTTGCAGGAAATACGTCCAGACAAACCCGTTTATTTGTATTGCCAAAACCAAACCCGTTCCTCAAGAGCAGCTAACGTCCTTCATAAAAAAGGGTACGATCAACTCCATGTTCTACAAGGTGGATTTAAAAAATGGGACGGTAAAATTAAACAGAGTTAA
- the comGC gene encoding competence type IV pilus major pilin ComGC, with product MKNEKGFTLIEMLIVLMIISTLLLITIPHISTNNSVVQNKGCEAFIKLVETQAHTYEMDKGEFPESINVLMSDGYLESETCPNGDELIMEANGLVKRKSEE from the coding sequence ATGAAAAATGAAAAAGGCTTTACACTTATCGAGATGTTAATTGTTTTGATGATCATCTCTACTTTATTACTCATCACCATTCCACATATTTCTACAAACAATTCTGTGGTTCAGAACAAGGGATGTGAAGCATTTATTAAGCTCGTAGAAACACAAGCCCACACTTATGAAATGGATAAAGGGGAGTTTCCAGAGAGTATTAATGTTCTAATGTCTGATGGATATTTAGAAAGTGAAACTTGCCCTAATGGAGACGAACTAATAATGGAAGCTAATGGGCTAGTTAAGCGAAAAAGTGAAGAATGA
- the gcvPA gene encoding aminomethyl-transferring glycine dehydrogenase subunit GcvPA: MTFRYLPMTTKDKESMLDAIGVKSTNELFQDIPEAIRYNGDLQIKPALSEPVLMRELSRLANKNINTQQYTSFLGAGVYDHYIPSIVNHVISRSEFYTAYTPYQPEISQGELQAIFEFQTMISELTGMEVSNSSMYDGGTALAEAVTLSAGQTKKKKVIVSKAIHPQSREVIQTYAKGPNLEVIEIDTKDGITDIKALEQELDENTASVVISYPNFYGQVEPLAEVQRLLEDHKAMFIVSSNPLSLGYLTPPGEFGADIVVGDTQVFGIPAQFGGPHCGYFATTSKLMRKVPGRLVGQTKDEEGRRGFVLTLQAREQHIRRDKATSNICSNQALNALATSVALSALGKQGLKEMAYQNMQKARYAFAKLQEAGMKVKFKGAFFNEVVLDCQKSINTINQKLQEKGYIGGFDLESTDPSLSGCMLIAITEMRTKEEIDAFVTELRDIHVE; the protein is encoded by the coding sequence ATGACCTTTCGATATTTACCAATGACTACTAAAGATAAAGAGTCCATGCTTGATGCTATTGGGGTGAAGTCGACTAATGAATTGTTTCAAGACATTCCAGAAGCGATTCGGTACAATGGCGACCTTCAGATTAAGCCAGCCTTAAGTGAGCCGGTATTAATGCGTGAATTATCACGCTTAGCAAATAAAAACATCAACACCCAACAATATACTTCTTTTCTAGGGGCTGGTGTGTATGATCATTACATCCCTTCCATAGTAAATCATGTTATTTCACGTTCGGAATTTTATACGGCATATACACCCTATCAGCCTGAAATTTCCCAAGGGGAGCTGCAGGCAATTTTTGAATTTCAAACAATGATATCCGAATTAACTGGGATGGAAGTATCGAATTCCTCTATGTATGACGGAGGTACAGCTCTTGCAGAAGCAGTTACCTTAAGTGCCGGACAAACGAAGAAAAAGAAAGTTATTGTATCAAAAGCAATACACCCACAATCAAGAGAAGTCATTCAAACATATGCAAAAGGTCCAAATTTGGAAGTCATTGAAATCGATACAAAGGATGGAATAACTGATATCAAGGCTCTAGAACAAGAACTTGATGAAAATACCGCTAGTGTAGTTATCTCTTATCCAAACTTCTATGGTCAAGTTGAACCGTTAGCTGAGGTGCAGAGACTTTTAGAAGATCACAAAGCAATGTTCATTGTCTCAAGTAATCCACTTTCTTTAGGGTATCTCACCCCACCAGGAGAGTTTGGTGCAGATATTGTCGTCGGGGATACACAGGTATTTGGCATACCAGCACAATTTGGGGGGCCACATTGTGGCTATTTTGCAACTACAAGCAAATTAATGAGAAAGGTACCTGGTCGTCTCGTTGGACAAACAAAAGATGAGGAAGGCCGAAGAGGGTTTGTTCTTACTTTACAAGCTCGTGAACAACACATAAGACGTGATAAAGCTACCTCTAATATTTGTTCCAACCAAGCCCTGAATGCCTTAGCTACATCTGTTGCTTTAAGTGCCTTAGGAAAACAAGGACTAAAAGAGATGGCCTATCAAAATATGCAAAAAGCTCGTTATGCATTTGCTAAACTTCAGGAAGCTGGTATGAAGGTTAAATTCAAGGGTGCATTCTTTAATGAAGTTGTATTGGATTGCCAAAAATCAATTAACACAATCAATCAAAAGCTTCAGGAAAAAGGGTATATTGGCGGTTTCGATCTTGAATCGACAGATCCTAGTCTTAGCGGTTGTATGTTAATAGCTATTACAGAAATGCGTACAAAAGAAGAAATCGATGCCTTTGTCACAGAATTGAGGGATATACATGTTGAATGA
- a CDS encoding YqzE family protein has product MSGNDYVKFMTQELVKYMDMPHEEKQKRKEDKKLQRQPASTQMFGVLPFAIKFLFKRNKGKNRG; this is encoded by the coding sequence ATGTCTGGTAATGACTATGTGAAATTCATGACTCAAGAATTAGTGAAATACATGGACATGCCACATGAAGAAAAGCAGAAGCGGAAAGAAGACAAAAAGCTTCAGCGCCAACCTGCTTCAACTCAGATGTTTGGTGTATTGCCATTTGCGATTAAATTTTTGTTCAAACGTAATAAAGGAAAAAACAGAGGGTAG
- the gcvT gene encoding glycine cleavage system aminomethyltransferase GcvT, translated as MSDLKRTPLYPEFEKAGAKTVDFGGWEMPVQFSSIIEEHKATRTTAGLFDVSHMGEIYVEGPESEAFLQRMLTNDVSKLTPNRAQYTIMCYENGGTVDDLLVYKLDEQKYLLVVNAANTEKDFNWLKDNLVEEAIVENQSDHYVQLAIQGPKAEMILQKLTKTDLAEIKFFRFKQGVSFEGVDHLALVSRTGYTGEDGFEIYLHPDSGQALWQAIVRIGEKDGLQPVGLGARDTLRFEANLALYGQELSSEITPVEAGLSFAVKTNKEADFMGKEVLKKQKEKGPARKLVGIEMVDKGIPRHGYPVYIDEEQVGFITSGTQSPTLEKRIGLALLPVAYISEGQEVIVQVRKRKLRAKVVPTPFYKRS; from the coding sequence ATGTCCGATTTAAAACGAACGCCACTTTATCCTGAGTTTGAAAAAGCTGGGGCGAAAACCGTTGATTTTGGTGGATGGGAAATGCCTGTACAGTTTTCTTCTATTATAGAGGAACACAAAGCAACCAGGACAACAGCAGGGTTATTCGATGTGTCTCATATGGGAGAAATTTATGTAGAGGGCCCTGAAAGTGAAGCCTTCTTGCAAAGAATGTTAACAAATGATGTATCGAAGTTAACTCCAAACAGAGCGCAATATACCATCATGTGTTATGAAAATGGTGGTACAGTAGATGATCTACTGGTATATAAGTTGGATGAGCAAAAATATTTACTAGTGGTGAATGCAGCTAATACAGAGAAAGACTTTAATTGGCTGAAAGACAATCTTGTCGAGGAGGCAATTGTAGAAAATCAATCTGATCACTATGTGCAACTAGCCATACAAGGACCAAAAGCAGAAATGATTTTACAAAAGCTTACCAAAACAGATTTGGCGGAAATAAAATTCTTTCGGTTTAAGCAAGGTGTCTCGTTTGAAGGAGTAGACCACCTAGCCCTTGTGTCTAGAACAGGTTATACGGGAGAAGATGGGTTTGAAATCTATCTCCATCCAGATTCTGGACAAGCTTTATGGCAAGCTATAGTTAGAATAGGAGAGAAGGATGGTTTACAACCTGTTGGGTTAGGTGCTAGAGATACGCTTCGGTTTGAAGCAAATCTTGCATTATATGGACAGGAGCTTAGCTCTGAAATAACCCCCGTGGAAGCTGGACTTTCCTTTGCAGTAAAAACAAATAAAGAAGCAGACTTTATGGGGAAAGAAGTTTTAAAGAAACAAAAGGAAAAAGGACCAGCACGAAAGCTTGTTGGTATAGAAATGGTCGATAAAGGTATTCCTCGTCATGGGTATCCTGTGTATATAGATGAAGAACAGGTAGGTTTTATTACGTCAGGTACTCAATCACCTACGTTAGAGAAACGCATTGGTTTAGCATTATTACCAGTCGCATATATTTCGGAGGGACAAGAAGTTATTGTTCAAGTGCGTAAACGTAAGCTGCGTGCAAAAGTGGTACCAACACCGTTTTACAAAAGATCTTAG
- the gcvPB gene encoding aminomethyl-transferring glycine dehydrogenase subunit GcvPB produces MLNENFPLIFERSQEGRMGYSLPDLDVPEVDIELDEQYVRKSDADLPEVSELQIMRHYTALSTRNHGVDSGFYPLGSCTMKYNPKINEDVARIPGFSHIHPLQDANSVQGALELMYDLQSSLEAITGMNTVTLQPAAGAHGEWTGLMMIRAFHETNGDYNRTKVIVPDSAHGTNPASATVAGFEAVTVKSNEQGLVDLDDLRRVVDENTAALMLTNPNTLGLFEEHILEMAEIVHGAGGKLYYDGANLNAILGYARPGDMGFDVVHLNLHKTFTGPHGGGGPGSGPVGVTSELEPYLPKPLLKKQNNRFVFEDNRPQSIGRVKPYFGNFGINVRAYTYIRTMGPDGLRQVSEYAVLNANYMMRELQSTFDLPFSQHCKHEFVLSGKRQKKLGVRTLDIAKRLLDFGYHPPTIYFPINVEEAMMVEPTETEAKETLDEFISVMKQISKEVEEKPEVVQEAPHTTIVSRLDETTAARKPVLRYTRD; encoded by the coding sequence ATGTTGAATGAAAACTTTCCACTGATTTTTGAACGTAGTCAAGAAGGTCGTATGGGATATAGTTTACCTGATTTAGATGTACCTGAAGTTGATATTGAACTGGATGAACAATATGTTCGAAAGAGTGATGCTGATCTACCTGAGGTAAGTGAGCTTCAAATAATGCGTCATTATACAGCACTATCGACACGAAACCATGGTGTTGATTCAGGTTTTTATCCATTAGGCTCTTGTACCATGAAGTATAATCCAAAAATCAATGAAGATGTAGCTCGTATTCCGGGTTTTAGTCACATACATCCATTACAAGACGCAAATAGTGTTCAAGGTGCTTTAGAGTTAATGTATGATCTCCAATCCTCTTTAGAGGCAATTACAGGTATGAACACTGTTACACTTCAGCCAGCTGCAGGAGCTCATGGTGAGTGGACTGGGTTGATGATGATTCGAGCTTTCCATGAAACAAATGGAGATTATAATCGTACCAAAGTTATCGTTCCAGATTCAGCGCATGGAACGAATCCTGCTTCAGCTACAGTTGCAGGTTTTGAAGCGGTAACAGTAAAATCCAATGAACAAGGATTAGTTGATTTAGATGATTTAAGAAGAGTCGTGGATGAGAACACCGCTGCGTTGATGTTAACAAATCCGAACACGCTAGGATTGTTTGAAGAACATATACTAGAAATGGCCGAAATAGTTCATGGTGCTGGTGGTAAATTATATTATGACGGGGCAAATTTGAATGCAATTCTAGGGTACGCCCGTCCTGGAGATATGGGATTTGATGTAGTTCACCTTAATTTGCATAAAACATTTACTGGTCCCCATGGTGGTGGTGGTCCTGGTTCTGGCCCAGTGGGGGTTACCTCAGAGTTAGAACCTTATTTACCTAAGCCGCTATTAAAGAAACAAAATAATCGATTTGTATTTGAAGATAATCGACCTCAATCAATAGGGAGGGTGAAACCGTACTTTGGTAACTTTGGAATCAATGTTCGAGCTTATACGTATATTCGTACAATGGGTCCTGATGGTTTGCGTCAGGTTAGTGAATACGCCGTACTTAATGCGAATTATATGATGAGAGAACTACAGTCAACTTTTGACTTACCATTTTCTCAACATTGTAAGCATGAATTCGTACTATCTGGTAAGCGCCAGAAGAAATTAGGTGTGCGTACGTTAGATATAGCCAAACGATTGCTAGACTTCGGCTATCATCCACCTACCATTTATTTCCCTATAAATGTAGAGGAAGCTATGATGGTAGAGCCAACAGAGACGGAGGCCAAAGAAACACTAGATGAATTTATATCGGTCATGAAGCAAATTTCTAAAGAAGTAGAAGAAAAACCCGAGGTTGTTCAAGAAGCGCCTCACACAACGATTGTAAGTCGATTAGACGAAACAACAGCCGCTAGGAAACCAGTACTTCGTTATACCAGAGATTAG
- a CDS encoding shikimate kinase, giving the protein MMKIYLIGFMGSGKSSVGKNLATSLGISFFDTDSYIEEYTEKAIPAIFADEGEEGFRHYESNALEQLSGIEAVVATGGGIIEKTRNKDIMDEDGIIVYLHTNFETISQRLQEDKNRPLWNQDLNKRKALYERRLPMYKQFSHYIVETDDKEVEDIIYEIEDVMKFS; this is encoded by the coding sequence ATGATGAAAATTTATCTGATTGGTTTTATGGGAAGTGGAAAATCGAGTGTAGGAAAAAATCTAGCCACTTCCTTAGGCATTTCTTTCTTTGACACGGATTCGTATATAGAAGAATATACAGAAAAAGCTATCCCAGCTATATTTGCTGATGAAGGGGAGGAGGGCTTTAGACATTATGAATCAAATGCATTAGAGCAGCTGAGCGGTATAGAAGCGGTCGTTGCAACTGGTGGTGGCATAATTGAGAAAACAAGAAACAAGGATATCATGGATGAAGATGGAATCATAGTATATTTACATACAAATTTTGAAACAATAAGTCAACGGCTTCAAGAAGATAAAAATCGTCCACTTTGGAATCAAGATTTGAATAAACGAAAAGCTTTATATGAAAGACGTTTACCAATGTATAAACAATTTTCTCATTATATAGTTGAAACAGATGATAAAGAAGTGGAAGATATCATTTATGAGATTGAAGATGTTATGAAATTCTCCTAA
- the comGB gene encoding competence type IV pilus assembly protein ComGB, with the protein MRLATFQSKLFKSWFQHSVPLRKQERFLKRLSLLIGRGYPLVSALEVLQFDPQQKALVTSIKDGLLSGQSLDQVLSSQGFSKYVVSYLYFSKAYGNLRHALDQSVQLVMKQQEFILKGKKAIQYPAILLFIMISLIIFVKAHLLPSFISLFSSMNITETDLLNTVKWMDRFLYGFIILISTLIVTSIVWSILSRYISFQNRLTIYQNLPVFRTFLQKQTTFLFAYHLSSLLSIGLPIQKCLLIMKTQQHFPILSCYSSSLYTGLSEGEGFHILISNQYFLEKDLATIIQRNQHDGNLEMDLDIYAHWMMEEIQFIIHRILNWIQPSLFLFLGILIMVIYASIMMPLFQWMNQM; encoded by the coding sequence ATGCGCTTGGCTACATTTCAAAGCAAATTATTTAAGTCTTGGTTTCAGCATTCTGTACCTTTACGTAAACAAGAACGATTTCTTAAGAGACTCTCTCTTCTTATCGGGAGAGGATACCCCCTTGTTTCCGCTTTGGAAGTTTTACAATTTGATCCCCAACAAAAGGCACTAGTTACAAGCATTAAAGACGGTTTATTGTCAGGCCAATCCCTTGATCAAGTTTTATCCTCACAAGGATTCTCAAAATATGTCGTATCCTATCTTTATTTTTCAAAAGCTTATGGGAATTTGCGACATGCTTTAGATCAAAGCGTTCAATTAGTGATGAAGCAGCAAGAATTCATCCTTAAAGGAAAAAAGGCAATACAATATCCAGCTATTTTATTGTTTATCATGATTAGCTTGATTATATTTGTCAAAGCTCATTTACTTCCTTCCTTTATCAGTCTTTTTTCGTCAATGAATATAACTGAAACAGATTTGTTAAACACAGTGAAATGGATGGATCGATTCCTTTATGGTTTTATCATTCTTATCAGTACCTTAATCGTAACCAGTATCGTGTGGAGCATTCTCTCTCGTTATATTTCTTTCCAAAATCGCCTCACCATTTATCAAAACCTCCCAGTATTTAGAACCTTTCTTCAAAAACAAACTACATTCTTATTTGCTTATCACTTGAGCTCATTGCTTTCAATAGGGCTTCCAATCCAAAAGTGTTTACTTATTATGAAAACCCAGCAGCATTTTCCTATCCTCAGTTGTTATTCCAGTTCTCTATACACAGGATTAAGCGAAGGTGAGGGATTTCATATATTAATTTCAAACCAATATTTTTTAGAAAAAGATTTAGCAACAATCATCCAGAGAAATCAACATGATGGAAACCTTGAAATGGATTTAGACATTTATGCTCACTGGATGATGGAGGAAATTCAATTCATCATTCATCGTATTTTAAATTGGATTCAACCCTCGTTATTTCTGTTTTTAGGTATATTAATTATGGTTATTTACGCATCTATCATGATGCCCTTATTCCAATGGATGAATCAAATGTAG
- the comGA gene encoding competence type IV pilus ATPase ComGA → MNVSQETDELLSNAISSQASDIHFCPFGDNVFIYYRIHGNRIHKQTLSLSKYEQLLSYLKFTSGMDIGEILIPQNGVSFLKEDKESYALRLSTLPVQSTESLAIRILPQRQVPQLNELFLYPNQLQRIKSWMNHRAGLVLFTGPTGSGKTTTLYALLQSLLAERSVQTITLEDPIENQLKDILQVQVNEKAGIDYNAGLKAALRHDPDILMVGEIRDATTAKFAIRAAQTGHLVLSSLHAKDAFGTLSRMLEMGVTKTDLQQTLVAVASQQLLPLLQHDEVSTPHTRAAILELLDNNHLLNAFNGISPYQDQSFPSFPRLRRKAYALGYISKQII, encoded by the coding sequence ATGAATGTGTCACAAGAAACCGATGAACTTCTCTCCAATGCTATTTCCTCACAAGCATCAGATATCCATTTTTGTCCGTTTGGAGATAATGTATTTATCTATTATCGTATCCATGGAAATCGAATTCACAAACAAACCCTCTCCCTCTCCAAATATGAACAACTCCTCTCCTATTTGAAATTCACATCTGGTATGGACATTGGAGAAATACTAATTCCTCAAAACGGAGTTTCCTTTCTTAAGGAGGATAAAGAGTCCTACGCTTTGCGATTATCAACGCTACCCGTCCAATCAACTGAAAGTCTAGCCATTCGAATTCTCCCTCAAAGACAAGTACCACAGCTAAATGAACTATTTTTATACCCTAACCAGTTACAACGCATTAAGTCTTGGATGAATCACAGGGCAGGGCTGGTTTTATTCACAGGCCCCACAGGAAGTGGCAAAACAACTACATTATACGCATTACTTCAATCACTTTTAGCGGAACGGTCAGTTCAAACGATTACGTTAGAGGACCCCATTGAAAATCAACTCAAAGATATTCTCCAAGTACAGGTAAATGAAAAAGCAGGTATTGATTACAACGCAGGTTTAAAAGCTGCTTTACGTCATGATCCTGATATTCTCATGGTAGGAGAAATAAGAGATGCTACGACAGCTAAATTTGCTATCAGAGCAGCGCAAACTGGCCACCTTGTGTTGTCGAGCTTACATGCTAAAGACGCATTTGGTACACTATCAAGAATGTTGGAAATGGGTGTCACAAAAACGGATCTTCAGCAAACCTTAGTAGCCGTAGCATCCCAACAACTACTACCACTCCTTCAACATGATGAGGTAAGTACTCCACACACTAGAGCAGCTATTCTGGAGCTGTTAGATAACAATCATTTATTAAATGCCTTTAATGGAATATCTCCTTACCAAGATCAATCCTTCCCATCTTTTCCTCGTTTAAGGAGGAAAGCCTATGCGCTTGGCTACATTTCAAAGCAAATTATTTAA